From Halobacillus sp. Marseille-Q1614, the proteins below share one genomic window:
- a CDS encoding BCCT family transporter, giving the protein MNRKKLIDYKIFIPSLLIIIGISIPFALYEAESLELLNSVFDYIVEVFTWGYLWYGIVLVVAGLYLSFSKYGQVVLGNPKEKPRFNLFEYASILIAMGVGSTIMRTGMLQWTSVANDPPAGVEPGSAEALLWGNAYSMFLWGLQVFAIFVMIAPAMGYILHVKKRPLMRISEACRDIFGDKFTDGIGGKIFDILFLISILSGAAVTLGLGAPIITHNLSHLTGFEVTFTMTIIVTIVWVCLFSLSAYLGIEKGIKRLSTWNMYLAGIFVIFILIGGPGVFILNYFSDSVPFLLSNYLNFSLDTQSVHGESSHIQSNTVFWFAYSATWAMLHSVFAAKISRGRTIKEMILTYFLAPTLISWIATGVLGGLGVHRYLNGDLAVLDLVENEARMAAIPEILSTLPFGEVSIIIFMIVALIFLTTTLDSTTYTVAAYTSTRDMSKFEPPKTLRIIIAAIITALALVLMRIGGLAPLEVISGLMGLPIIVIQFILIYAAKRMIDKDKAWKHNVRQTQLKRSS; this is encoded by the coding sequence ATGAATAGAAAGAAATTAATTGATTACAAAATATTTATTCCATCCTTATTAATTATTATTGGAATTAGTATTCCGTTCGCTCTATATGAAGCAGAGTCATTGGAATTATTGAATTCTGTTTTTGATTATATCGTAGAAGTGTTTACGTGGGGTTATTTATGGTATGGAATTGTTTTAGTTGTTGCGGGTTTATATTTATCTTTTTCAAAATATGGCCAAGTCGTACTGGGAAATCCAAAAGAAAAACCCCGTTTTAATCTCTTTGAATATGCGTCCATTCTAATCGCCATGGGTGTAGGTTCAACGATTATGAGAACAGGGATGCTGCAGTGGACATCTGTTGCAAATGATCCACCGGCGGGAGTGGAGCCTGGCTCAGCTGAAGCTCTTCTTTGGGGGAATGCCTACAGCATGTTCTTATGGGGGCTGCAGGTTTTCGCTATATTCGTCATGATTGCACCGGCTATGGGGTATATCCTGCACGTAAAAAAACGCCCGCTCATGAGAATCTCTGAAGCCTGCCGGGATATTTTTGGCGATAAGTTTACTGATGGAATCGGCGGAAAAATCTTTGATATTCTATTTCTTATCAGTATTTTATCTGGTGCCGCCGTTACTTTAGGTCTTGGAGCACCGATTATCACCCATAACTTGTCCCACCTTACAGGTTTTGAAGTTACATTTACTATGACCATTATCGTCACAATCGTGTGGGTATGTTTATTTTCACTAAGTGCGTACTTAGGTATAGAAAAAGGGATAAAGCGTCTGAGTACATGGAACATGTATCTGGCTGGGATTTTCGTTATATTCATACTAATAGGCGGACCGGGCGTATTTATATTAAACTATTTCTCAGATAGTGTACCGTTTTTATTATCTAACTACCTTAACTTCTCCTTAGATACTCAATCTGTTCACGGAGAAAGCTCCCATATTCAAAGCAATACCGTCTTCTGGTTTGCCTACAGCGCCACATGGGCTATGCTTCACAGTGTGTTCGCTGCCAAGATTTCTAGAGGAAGAACGATCAAAGAAATGATTCTCACGTACTTCCTGGCACCTACCTTGATCTCCTGGATTGCGACAGGGGTACTAGGCGGGTTGGGCGTCCACCGTTATCTGAATGGAGATCTTGCCGTGCTTGACCTTGTAGAGAATGAAGCAAGAATGGCTGCTATTCCAGAGATATTATCCACATTGCCATTTGGAGAAGTTTCCATCATTATCTTTATGATTGTTGCCCTTATCTTCTTAACAACCACTCTTGATTCAACAACGTATACGGTGGCTGCCTATACGAGCACAAGGGATATGAGTAAGTTTGAACCGCCAAAAACTCTGCGTATTATTATTGCTGCGATCATTACGGCGCTTGCTCTTGTCCTGATGAGAATCGGGGGTCTTGCTCCATTAGAGGTGATTTCCGGTCTTATGGGGCTGCCAATCATCGTTATTCAATTTATTCTCATCTATGCGGCGAAGCGGATGATTGATAAAGACAAGGCTTGGAAACATAATGTAAGACAGACCCAGTTGAAAAGAAGCTCTTGA
- a CDS encoding BCCT family transporter: protein MKKVTSVFWIALAITLFSVLWGSLAPKNLETITGNIQAYISTHFGWYYLLIVTFFVVFCLYMIVSPYGKMKLGKPDDKPDYSYPTWFAMLFSAGMGIGLVFFGAAAPIQQYMTNPPYGEPGSEEALANAMPITFFHYGVHAWGIYAIVALVLAYFKFRRGAPGLVSATLEPLFGEKMKGPWGKLVDVVAVFATVVGVATTLGFGAAQINGGVTYLTGIGEGFGIQLLIIVIVTVLFMISAYTGISKGIKYLSNANMGLAVILFLIMIIIGPTLYIMNMMVDSLGAYLQNLPRESLRVAPNNEDQQQWINNWTVFFWAWWIAWSPFVGIFIARVSKGRTIREFLSGVLLVPSLVSFLWFSTFGSSAIEKQNAGADLASLAPEQMLFGVFDQYPLSLLLSIIAMMLIATFFITSADSATFVLGMQTTNGSLNPPKAVKFAWGIAQSATAAVLLYTGGLQALQNALISAAFPFSFIMLLMVYSLFKALRADKAALDRQ, encoded by the coding sequence ATGAAAAAGGTAACTTCAGTTTTTTGGATCGCTCTTGCGATTACCTTATTTTCAGTTCTATGGGGCTCACTAGCTCCAAAAAATTTAGAAACGATTACAGGAAATATTCAAGCTTATATTTCTACTCATTTTGGCTGGTATTATTTATTAATTGTTACATTCTTCGTTGTTTTCTGCTTATACATGATTGTAAGTCCTTATGGCAAAATGAAATTAGGGAAGCCTGACGATAAGCCTGATTACAGCTATCCTACCTGGTTTGCCATGTTATTCAGTGCCGGGATGGGAATCGGGCTTGTTTTTTTTGGTGCTGCTGCACCGATTCAGCAGTATATGACTAACCCTCCTTATGGTGAACCCGGATCAGAAGAAGCACTCGCCAATGCAATGCCTATAACTTTTTTCCATTATGGTGTTCACGCCTGGGGGATTTATGCAATTGTTGCCCTTGTATTAGCTTACTTTAAATTCCGTCGTGGGGCTCCGGGGTTAGTAAGTGCCACACTCGAACCTTTATTTGGAGAGAAAATGAAAGGTCCGTGGGGAAAACTTGTCGATGTGGTAGCTGTATTCGCTACAGTGGTAGGTGTGGCAACTACGCTTGGATTCGGTGCCGCACAAATTAATGGAGGAGTTACTTATTTAACTGGGATAGGAGAAGGTTTTGGGATACAACTTCTCATTATTGTAATTGTAACGGTATTATTTATGATTTCCGCTTATACAGGAATAAGTAAAGGCATTAAATATTTAAGTAATGCCAACATGGGATTAGCCGTTATTTTATTTCTAATCATGATCATTATCGGACCTACCCTTTATATTATGAATATGATGGTTGATTCACTTGGAGCTTATCTTCAAAACCTGCCGCGGGAAAGCCTGCGCGTAGCTCCCAATAACGAAGATCAACAACAGTGGATTAATAACTGGACTGTGTTTTTCTGGGCATGGTGGATCGCCTGGTCTCCATTTGTCGGTATTTTTATCGCCCGTGTTTCCAAAGGTCGAACCATCCGGGAATTTTTGTCCGGTGTGTTACTTGTTCCATCTCTTGTCAGCTTCTTATGGTTCTCTACATTTGGAAGTTCTGCAATAGAAAAGCAGAATGCCGGTGCCGACCTTGCTAGTTTAGCACCTGAGCAAATGCTGTTTGGTGTATTTGACCAATACCCTTTAAGCTTGCTGTTATCGATTATTGCGATGATGCTCATCGCTACATTCTTTATTACATCAGCTGACTCTGCAACCTTCGTATTAGGGATGCAGACCACCAACGGTTCGTTAAATCCTCCAAAAGCTGTTAAGTTTGCATGGGGGATTGCCCAATCTGCTACTGCCGCTGTTCTTCTGTACACCGGCGGCTTACAGGCACTGCAAAATGCATTAATTTCAGCAGCCTTTCCGTTCTCATTCATTATGCTGCTGATGGTCTATTCACTGTTTAAAGCTTTAAGAGCAGACAAAGCAGCACTTGACCGCCAGTGA
- a CDS encoding YpjP family protein, translating to MNLWMRKVFVVLVTIMTLGLYIPPAYVEMEAADKKEVTEREDSVSLEDAEPAELEMETSAVPDDYLHTITEQAKVQMITKMGPRIADKVEDDVEKEILPKMEKVIKAIVTERGEKGEEEVPYYEITEELNRGYGEKIFTILDGRTKEEIARFDVRRDNRPGEGYWFNFHYHLSEDEFEEHHVLGEVYWDKNTPPKWMS from the coding sequence ATGAATCTTTGGATGAGAAAAGTATTCGTCGTCTTAGTGACAATTATGACGTTAGGACTGTACATTCCACCTGCTTATGTAGAGATGGAGGCAGCCGATAAGAAGGAAGTTACAGAAAGAGAAGATTCTGTCTCTCTTGAGGATGCTGAACCCGCTGAGCTAGAAATGGAAACATCAGCTGTACCTGATGATTATTTACATACGATCACCGAACAGGCGAAGGTCCAGATGATAACGAAAATGGGACCTAGAATAGCTGACAAAGTAGAAGATGATGTAGAAAAAGAGATTCTTCCTAAAATGGAGAAAGTTATTAAAGCGATCGTGACTGAACGTGGCGAAAAGGGCGAAGAGGAAGTTCCTTATTACGAAATTACCGAGGAGCTTAACCGTGGTTATGGGGAGAAGATTTTTACAATCCTTGATGGCCGTACAAAAGAAGAAATCGCACGCTTTGATGTGAGACGCGATAACCGCCCCGGCGAAGGCTACTGGTTTAATTTTCACTATCATTTAAGTGAGGATGAGTTTGAAGAGCATCACGTGCTTGGAGAAGTGTATTGGGATAAAAACACACCGCCAAAATGGATGTCTTAA
- a CDS encoding tagaturonate reductase encodes MITLNKDNISKLSHISATDKELIQKELPEKVIQFGEGNFLRAYINWMIQQMNKQDLFNGRTVAIQPTPHGKVVPKLKKQDNLYTTILQGIEDGKEKQEIEINSSISRSINPYDEWEAFLSLAEKDSIEFIFSNTTEAGVVYMEEDYPVKESPLSFPAKLTALMHRRFIYAKGDPEAGFVIIPCELIEENGSLLQSIVIRLAKEWDLDEEFIQWVEKHNIFCNTLVDRIVPGFPRENLDEWEQKLGYQDILMAVGEPFHLFVIESDKELKNKLPFLEAGLNVKWGEVQPFREMKVSLLNAPHTLLFSVGFLSGLKTVREVMENPVSSSYVKRVIFKDILPLLSFEQEEKKAFADSVMERFQNPFVKHQLSDLGLNAVQKMKSRVFPLLNKHIELHQRVPDAFSFSIAALFHYYRPTTIHDGHFLSVKDGVEYKVRDDEVVLQTFMQFWQTEGSITIQEVLSNEKVWGRDLNQLPGMTRAVVHFFEAIEENGAKVAMKEMLNSAKPV; translated from the coding sequence ATGATCACACTTAATAAAGATAATATCTCAAAGCTGTCTCATATTTCAGCTACTGATAAAGAGTTAATCCAAAAAGAGCTGCCAGAGAAAGTGATTCAATTTGGTGAAGGAAATTTTCTTCGGGCTTATATCAATTGGATGATTCAGCAAATGAATAAACAAGATCTTTTTAATGGCCGAACCGTGGCGATTCAGCCAACCCCTCATGGGAAGGTAGTTCCTAAGCTGAAAAAACAGGATAATCTCTATACAACTATCCTTCAAGGAATTGAAGACGGAAAAGAAAAACAGGAGATTGAAATCAACTCTTCAATTTCAAGAAGTATTAATCCTTATGATGAGTGGGAAGCTTTTCTCTCTCTTGCGGAAAAAGATTCAATCGAGTTTATTTTCTCGAATACGACAGAAGCCGGTGTTGTGTATATGGAAGAGGATTATCCTGTAAAAGAATCTCCGTTATCCTTTCCAGCAAAGCTGACCGCCTTGATGCACCGACGCTTCATTTATGCTAAAGGTGATCCTGAAGCAGGTTTTGTCATTATTCCATGTGAACTTATAGAAGAAAACGGGTCACTGCTTCAGTCGATTGTTATCCGGTTAGCGAAAGAATGGGACTTAGACGAGGAATTTATCCAATGGGTTGAAAAGCATAATATATTTTGTAATACACTAGTCGATCGAATTGTTCCAGGATTTCCGAGGGAAAATCTTGACGAATGGGAGCAAAAGCTGGGTTACCAGGATATTTTAATGGCTGTGGGTGAACCTTTTCATCTGTTTGTGATTGAGTCAGATAAAGAGCTGAAGAATAAGCTTCCATTTCTAGAGGCGGGGCTAAACGTAAAGTGGGGCGAAGTTCAGCCTTTTAGAGAAATGAAGGTGAGTCTTCTCAATGCTCCTCATACGTTATTATTTTCTGTCGGATTTTTATCAGGATTAAAGACTGTTAGAGAAGTGATGGAAAATCCGGTGAGCAGCTCTTATGTTAAACGGGTGATTTTCAAGGATATCTTACCGCTGCTTTCTTTTGAACAAGAAGAAAAGAAAGCGTTTGCTGACTCCGTTATGGAACGATTTCAAAATCCATTCGTTAAACACCAGTTGTCAGATTTAGGGTTAAACGCCGTTCAGAAAATGAAAAGCCGCGTATTTCCTTTATTAAATAAACATATCGAGCTTCATCAGAGAGTGCCGGATGCATTCAGCTTCTCGATCGCTGCGTTATTCCATTACTACCGACCGACAACGATTCATGATGGCCACTTTTTAAGTGTAAAAGACGGAGTGGAGTATAAGGTGAGAGATGATGAAGTCGTTCTGCAGACGTTTATGCAATTTTGGCAGACGGAAGGTTCGATCACCATTCAAGAAGTATTAAGTAATGAAAAGGTATGGGGAAGGGACCTGAATCAGCTGCCTGGTATGACGAGAGCTGTCGTTCATTTCTTTGAAGCTATCGAGGAAAATGGAGCAAAGGTTGCGATGAAGGAAATGCTTAACAGCGCAAAGCCTGTATAA
- a CDS encoding YitT family protein, with translation MILKRGLFIFLGAILMGAGIEIFLVPNGIMDGGIVGISIILSYLSDIPIGLFLFFLNIPFLFMGYKILGKTFSFSTLFGISVLSVTTYLLHSVPPFTEDVLLATVFGGITIGVGIGFVIRYGGALDGTEVLAILFNRKLVFSVGEIIMFINFFIFTVGGFVLGWNNAMYSVLAYFIAFKTIDIVIDGLDESKSATIISDHWEEIGRAIIDRLGRGVTYFHGEGAYTGDDKKIVYCVVTRLEEAKLKAIVDDIDPGAFLAVADVDEVRGGRFKKHNIH, from the coding sequence ATGATTCTGAAAAGAGGATTGTTTATTTTTTTAGGTGCCATCCTTATGGGGGCAGGAATTGAAATTTTTCTTGTACCTAACGGCATTATGGATGGAGGGATAGTGGGTATTTCCATTATCCTCTCCTACCTGTCAGATATTCCGATTGGACTTTTCCTCTTCTTTTTAAATATTCCATTCCTTTTTATGGGATATAAAATTTTAGGTAAAACTTTTTCATTCTCCACATTATTTGGTATTTCTGTCCTTTCAGTTACCACCTATTTATTGCATTCTGTACCTCCGTTTACAGAGGATGTATTGCTGGCTACTGTTTTTGGCGGTATCACGATTGGTGTCGGCATAGGTTTTGTGATCAGGTATGGTGGTGCCCTGGACGGTACAGAGGTATTAGCGATTTTATTTAACCGCAAGCTAGTCTTCTCTGTCGGTGAAATTATTATGTTTATTAACTTTTTTATTTTTACAGTAGGAGGATTCGTACTCGGTTGGAATAACGCTATGTATTCGGTATTAGCTTATTTCATTGCTTTTAAAACGATTGATATTGTAATCGACGGTCTTGATGAATCGAAATCGGCTACAATCATTAGTGATCATTGGGAAGAAATCGGCCGAGCTATTATTGACCGTCTTGGCAGGGGAGTCACCTATTTTCACGGGGAAGGCGCCTATACAGGCGACGATAAAAAAATTGTGTATTGTGTCGTGACCCGGCTCGAAGAAGCGAAGCTGAAGGCTATTGTAGATGATATTGATCCTGGAGCTTTTTTAGCCGTGGCTGATGTAGATGAAGTACGCGGCGGGCGATTCAAGAAGCATAATATTCATTAG